GTCTGTGGGGCTTAAGGTTTGGCCTTTCGAAACTCGTGACTCGCAACTCGCTTCTCATCCCTCGCTGTCGCTCGGATCGCCTGCGGGCAGGCTCCTACAAAAAGCATCTCAGCATCGTGGGGCGGAAATGCCTCTGGGCATCTCCGCCGTTCGACCGCCCGCTAACATCATGTTAGCGGCGCACACGCTTCAAGCAACAACAACCCAGGCTCGCGCGCTGTTCACTATTAACTATTCACTGATCTTGCTGTGGCTACCGTCGCACAGCATTCCTTTCCTGCTTTGTTTGCAGCCACAGAAAAACACGATGCAATCTTTTTTGGCGGTGAAGGCTTCGGGTTTGAAATCGGTGCCTTTATGGCTGCCATCGCAGAAGGGTTGATTGGTGCTTTTGCCGCAGGAACACCAATGAACGGTTTCGCCTTTTTTTACCGGTAAGGGGTAAGGCCATCGGGTGGCAAGAGGTTTCTTCATCGCAGATCCTGTTTTCTGAATTGGCGTTGAATGTTGCGGCAAGGCTTGATCGTAGAGAAGCGATTTGAGGTAGGAGCCTGCCTGCGGGCGTTCCGAGCGACAGCGAGGGATGAGAAGCGAGTTGCGAGTCACGAGTTTCGAAAACCCAACCCTCAAGATCCGCAGACCCCATGTTTTGATTTAGCCTTTCGCAACTCGAAACTCGCTTCTCGTAACTCGCTTTGCCCGGTTCGTCCCTCTAAAGGATCGCCTGCAGGCAGGCTCCTACGGCACCTCACCGCAGTGGTGGGCGGGCACGCCCCTTTCCGCACCCTCCGTCGCCGCACGCGCAACTATTCACTATTAACTGAATTGTCATCCAAGCGTCACTGGCCTGCCATGCCGACATACGACACTGCGACAAAATACCAGTGGAGTACGCCATGCTTGCGCAAGCCGCAGGAAAGATCAAAGCTCTGAGTCCGCAACTCAAGGATGCCCTGGCCAGGCCGTTTGTGGCCACGGCGGATATCCTGCGTTTTCCCCGTGAGCTGCGTGACCTGAGCGAAGCCGAAGGGCAGAACCGCTTCACCGCCTATTTCACCCGCTCGCGGCGGGAAATTATCAAGGTGCAGCGCATGCGCTACCGTATTTTCTCCGAGGAATATGGTGCCAGCTTCAGCGCGCCATTCGGACTGGATCGGGATCGCTATGACCGCCACTGCCTTCACCTGGTAGTCAAGGATAACCGTAGCGGTGAGATCGTCGGTTACACGCGGGTGCTACCCGGTGACCGCCTGCACCGAACCGGTGGTTTTTACTCCAGTGGCGAGTTTGACCTGAGCATGCTGAAGGGGCTCGAGGGGCGACTCGCGGAGATCGGCCGAACCTGCATCCATCCCGCTCACCGTAATGGTGCTGTGATCACGGTGCTGTGGGCGCGGCTGGCCCAGTACATGATCGAGAATGACATCCGCTACCTGCTCGGCTGTGCCAGCATCGCGCTGGGCGAAGGCTACAACGTGGCCGCTATCTGGCAACGCATTAATGAAAAGCACCTCAGTACTCAACCCCATCGGGTGGTACCGCACCTGAAACTGGAGACGCTGCCCGGTGATAGCGAGCAGGCCAGCGTAAAAATGCCTCCCCTGCTCAAGGCCTATGTGCGCATGGGCGCGCAGATCTGCGGCGAGCCATGCTGGGATCCGGATTTCAACTGTCTGGATTTCTTCGTGCTGATGGACGTGAATGATTTGCCTGCCCGGTATGTGCAGCATTTCATGCAGCAAGCGGATGCCCTGCCTTCGGTACAACCGGCTCAGGCCGTTTGATGTCCGGGGAAAGTCTGGCCGCACAGCAACAGGCTCTGGGTGGTACCTGGCCGCAAATCCGCCGCGTGATGCGTGTTGCACTGATCGTGGTGCATCTGGCCTGGGGCTTTCTGCTAGCGCTATGCCTTGGCGCCTTCCGGGCGCCACAGCAACCAAGAGTGCTGGCCGCCAAGCAGCGCTGGTGCCAGCGGTTCCTGCGCATTCTTGGTACTGAGCTGACCGTCACAGGCAGTCCTGAGGGCGGCAATGTGTTTCTGGTCAGCAATCATGTGTCCTGGCTGGATATTCCGGTGATTGCCAGTCAGCGGCATCTGTATTTTCTGTCCAAGGCTGAAGTGGGCGAGTGGCCCCTGATCGGATCGCTGGCCCGGGCGGTGGGCACCTTGTTTATCAAGCGTGGCAGCGGTGAGTCGGGTAACAAGGCCCGGGAGATTGCCGCTCGTCTGCAGCTGGGCCATACCGTGCTGGTGTTCCCGGAAGGCACCACCACCGACGGCACCTCGCTGCGCCGCTTCTTCCCGCAATTGTTTGATGCACCGCTGCTGGCGGACATACCGGTACAGCCGCTGGCGATTCGCTATCTGGACAGCATGGGGGCGCCGGATCCGGCCATGGCTTTTATCGGCGAGGACGAATTCCATCATCACCTTTGGGCCATGCTGCTTCGTCGAGAGGTCCGTATCCGGTTGCATTTCTGTGAGCCGCTGAGGGTTGACGGGGATCGCAAGGCGCTTTGTGAGCAGGCCCGGGAGCGGATCTCGCAGCAGCTCAAGGGCTGAGTCTTGTCGAAATTCCAGCTGTAGGAGACTCAACTTGTTGAGCGAACCATGCGCAGCATGGAATCGGCCAAAGGGCGATCCGGGAATGGGCATCTCCTTATTTCCGGGCTTGAGGTCTGGAAAAGCCCGTGACGAGTTTCGAAAACCTGACCCCCTTCGACTGCGGGTTTTGCTTTTCGCAACGTGAAACTCGCACTCGCTAACGCTCCCGTTCGCTCGCGGGGCTCTACGCCATGGAAATGCCCTGACCTGCAGCCTGCCGCCCCGGTTTGTTGTAGCATTGGCGCATCATCATTTCAGAGATCCCTTTCCATGACGCGCGCCAGTGAACTGAAGAAATCCGACGTTATTGAAGTCAACGGCACTCTCTATGCCATTCGCCAGATTGAGGTGCAGTCGCCCTCGGCCCGTGGCGCGGCCACCCTGTATCGGGTGAAAGCCAGTGCGGTGGGCGGCGGTCCCAAGTTTGAGGAGCGCTTCAAGGGGGATGAGGATGTCACCACCGTGGAGTTGCTGCGTCGCCCGGTGCAGTTTTCCTATGTCGATGGTGATGACTACATCTTCATGGACAACGAGGATTTCTCCCAGTACCTGCTCAAGCAGGACGACATCAGTGACGAGCTGGCCTTCATTACCGAAGACACGGAAGGGGTGCTGGCCCTGAAAGTCGGTGAAACCGTGATCGGCCTGGAATTGCCGGCATCGGTTGTGCTGGAAGTGACGGAGACCTCCCCGGCCATGAAAGCCGCTTCCGCCTCGGCGCGCACCAAACCCGCCACCCTGAACACCGGCCTGGTGGTTCAGGTGCCAGAATACATTGTGGAAGGAGAAAAGGTGCGGGTGAACACGGCGGAACGCAAGTTCATGTCCCGGGCCTGATATGCGGCGTCTTGCCTGGCTTTATATGCTGACCCTGCCAGCACTGCTGGCGGGGTGCCAACTGGGCTATTACAGCCAGGCCATGAACGGCCACTTTGCGCTGATGGGCAAGCGAGAGCCGGTGGCAGCGGTGCTGGCGGACCCGGATACGCCGGCAGAGGTGGCGGAGCAACTGGCCTTCAGTCAGCAGGTCATCGCCTGGGCGGGGCCGCATCTGGACCTGCCCGTGGATGACGTTTACCACCAGTACGTGGCCCTGGAGCAGGATGCGGTGCTATGGAACGTGCTGGCGGCGCCGCGCTGGTCGTTGACGCCAAAAACCTGGTGTTACCCACTACTGGGGTGTGTCAGTTACCGGGGCTACTTTGATCGTGCCCGGGCAGACCGGGAGGCCGCCGCGCTGGCCGAGGACGGTATGGATACCTGGGTGGGCGGAGCGATTGCCTATTCCACCCTGGGCTGGTTTGCTGACCCGCTCACCACGCCGATGCTCAACCGTTCGCGCCCGGCCCTGGCGGAATTGCTTATTCATGAGCTGACTCATCGTCGCATCTACATTGCCAATGACACCCGCTTCAATGAATCCCTGGCGACCCTGGTGGGCCGCGAAGGCGCCCTGGCGTATTTTGCGGATCAGGGCATTCATCTGAACGAAGAGGCTCTGGTTCAACGGGACAGGGCTGAGCGGGCTTTTATGGCTATTGTCGAAGATACCCGCGAGGCGCTCAGTCGGCTGTACGAAAGTAGTGAGGACCCGCAGTTGCTGGCGGCGGAGAAGGCCCGTATCCAGCAGCTGGCCCGGGAACGCTTTCAGCAGGAACAAACGGATACCCCGGCGTTGGCAGGTTATCGGGGCTTTTTCGACGGACCGTTGAACAATGCCCAGCTCAATGGTGTCAGTGACTATAATGGCTATGTCCCCGCGTTCGCCCGCTTGCTTACCCAGTGCCAGCGAGACTGGGACTGCTTCTGGCAGCAGGTCGATAATCTTGCCGACCTGACTGACGCCCAACGCAAAAAGGCGTTAGGGCCTGTTAAGGCTACCGAAATGGCCCCTGTTGAGTCCCAAAATTAGCCAATCCAGGCATGAGGAGTGATGTTTGGTTTATCCAAATGAGTGACGAATAACGACGAGTGGCGGATTTTGGGGCTCAACCCGAAGGGCTGATCCCTTTTTCCGCCCAGCAGAGCGCCATCCGATGTTTATGTAGAATGACTACACGTCACATCGGCTGACACTACTGGACGAAAAAATGCATTCAGCAGATGCCTTTTCGGTAGTCTTAACAGGCCCTACAGGACTTTCATGGAACTGATTCGTACCCCGCAACCGGAATTGGCCGACCTGATCCAGCGTACCCTGACCCGTAATGGCTTTACGGTGGAACGTAGCGAAGTGGGGGATCAGCTGGTGCTGTCGATTCCTGATGAGCATCAGTACCCCCATGCCCGGCAGTTGGTGCAGGAGCTGATTGGCGACCTCAAGCGCCAGCAGGGGCAGGTGGCGGTGGAACCGCTGACAGGGCGACCACAACCACTGCTGTCCGGCGGCTGGCTGGCCAGTATGGGCTGGGTGACTAAAACGATCCTGGTGCTCTGTGCGGTGATCTTCCTGACCCCGTGGTTGATCGGTAATGAGGTCTACAGCGCGCTGTTGTTCCCCAACAGTCTGTCCGGGCTGGCGGCCCAGCCCTGGCGGCTGGTTTCTCCCATGCTGCTGCATTTCTCCCTGCTGCATATCCTGTTCAATTTGTTGTGGTGGGCGGATCTGGGGCGTCTGATTGAACGGTTCCAGTCTTCCGGGCAGTTGCTGATGGTGACCCTGGTGACCTCGGCGGTGGCCAATGTGGCCCAGTTCCTGACCAGTGGCCCTGCGTTTGGCGGGCTATCGGGTGTGGTTTACGGCTTGCTGGGTTATTTATGGATCTATGGCCGCCTCAACCCCGGGGCGGGCTATGCCCTGCGCCGGGAAATCGTCATCTTCATGCTGGCGTGGATGGTGATCTGCTTTGTGGGCCTGTCCGGTGTGGTCGCCAATGCAGCGCACCTGGCCGGACTGGTCAGTGGCTGCGTGTTGGGTGGCATTTTCGGCCTGATTCGCCGCGGTTCGGCCAATGGGGCGGTTTGAGTTACCCCTGTGGGGCTGCTATAAAGACAGCCAAAACAATGACCATAATATGAAAGGACACCAGCGACCTATGCAGTGGCGCTTTCTCAAGGGGCTGGTCCCCACCTTCTTGCTGGCATCGGCATTTACACTTCAGGGCTGTTCATTGGCCCGGGTCGATGACAACCTGCCCTATGGCGTACTGAACAATAACGACCTTCAGCTGGTGGAGGACGGCCTGCCGACCTATCTGCTGATGGTGGATGGGCTGATCGAAAACTGGCCGGAAAGCGAGTCTTTGCTGGCCAGTGGCGCCGACCTTTACGGTGCCTACGCGGGCCTGTTCGTGAAAGAGCCTGAACGGGCCCGAAAACTCAGTATCAAGGCGCTGGACTACGGATTTCGTGCCGCCTGTGCCCGTGATGGTGACTATTGCGATCTGCGTGGCTTGAGCGTGCCGGAATTCGAAGCGCTGCTTGAGGATGCCAGCAAGAAAGACGTGCCCATGTTGTTCACCCTCGGTGGGGCCTGGGCAGGATATATCCAGCAGAACACCAGCGACTGGAATGCGGTGGCAGAGCTGGGTCGCGTGGAAGCGATCATGGATCGCGTGGTCGAGCTGGATGAACGCTATCAGTATGGTCAGGCCCACATGTATCTGGGGGTGCTGAACAGCATCTTGCCGGCTTCCCTGGGAGGCAATCCGGACAAGGCACAAGAGCATTTTGAAAAGGCGGTCACGCTGTCTGAGGGCAAGAACTTGCTGGCCCCGGTGCTGTACGCTGAAAAATACGCACGGCTGGTCTTTGACCGGGAACTGCATGATCGCCTGCTCAATGAAGTGCTGGAGGCAGACCCGGACGTCCACGGCCTGACCCTGCAAAATACCTACGCACAGCAACAGGCAACTGCGCTACTTGCCGATGCTGATGATTATTTCTAGGAGCTGATATGTTGCGTCTTGCGACGGTTCTGGTAGCCCTGCTGCCGCTGGTGGCTTCTGCCGCTACCACTACCCTTAAAATTTCCACCCTGTATCCGGATGGCACCACCATCGTTGCCGGCCTGAAAGATGCGGGCAAGCAGATCGCCGAGAAAACCGAAGGGCGGGTGAAGCTGAAAATCTACCCCGGTGGTGTGATGGGGGATGATCGCGCGGTGGAACGCAAGATCCGCATTGGCCAGCTCCATGGCCAGATCGCCCAGGGCGGCGCCTTCGCGTCTGCCTACAAGGACAGCCAGATTCTCAATGTGCCGCTGGCCTTCAATAACTACGACGAAGTGGATGCCGTCCGTGCCGAGCTGGACCCGGAAATCCAGAAAGGTCTGGAGGCTGGCGGCTGGGTCAGCTTTGGTCTGATTGATGGCGGCTTTGCTTACGTCATGTCCGAGAACCCGGTACGCAGCCTGGATGACCTGCGTGACCAGAAGCTGTGGCTGCCGGCCAACGACGAAGCGTCTGCCAAGGCCGCCAAGGCATTTGAGCTGTCGCCGATCATGCTCAACATCGGTGCGGTGCTGACTTCGCTGCAGACCGGAGCGGTGAATGCCTTTGCTGCACCGCCGGTGGCGGCACTGACCCTGCAGTGGTATTCCCGCGTGAAAAACGTGACCGACATGCCGCTGCTCTACACCTTCGGCCTGTTGGGTATCCACAAGAAATATTTTGACCGTCTCAGCCCGGAAGATCAGCAAACGGTGCACGAAGTGCTGGGGGCTACTTTTGCCAAGCTGGATGCGGACAGCCGTCAGGAAAACCTGAGTGCGTTCCAGGCGGTTCAACAGCAGGGCCTTACCGTGGTCAAGCCCACCGATGAGCAATTCAAGGAATGGAAGAAGTACGCTGATCGCGCCACTGCCGAATTGGTGGAAGAGGGCGAAATCAGCCAGGCCATGCTGGATCGTCTCAATTCCATTCTGGCCAAGCAGCGTGAAGGGCAGTAAATGACCGGTTTTCTGGGCGGCTTGCACCGCACCCTCCACCGCATCGAGGACGGCCTTATCGTGGCCGTCCTTTTGTTTATGATCCTCCTGGCGGTGGCGCAGATTGTGCTGCGTAATTTTTTCGGAACCAGCCTGGTGTGGATCGAGCCGTTGTTGCAAAACGCCGTGCTTTGGATTGGCTTGTTGGGGGCCATGATTGCCTCTCGCAAGGACGAGCATATCCGTATTGATGTGGCGTCCACCTTGCTGCCCGAGAAATACCATCCGATCCTGACCACGGCGGTGGATCTGTTTACGGCGTTCATCTGTGTACTGGTGGCCTGGTACAGCGTGGGATTCGTGATCGAAGAATATGAGTACGCGACTCCGGCCTTTGGCAACGTGCCCAGCTGGTTGCTGCAGGCCATTATACCGGTGGGCTTCTCGGTGATGGCGGTACGTTATGTGGCGCTGTTCGGGCTCGGCCTGTTAGGCAAGCGACCCAAGATGCAGGAGCCGGTGGCATGATTACCATCGCGATCCTTTTGCTGATCCTGCTGGCCCTGATGGGTGCCCCGCTGCATGCCATTATCCTGGGGGCGGCGGCACTGGGTTTCTACACCCTGGATATCGAGATGGCTGTGCTGCATATCGATATCTACCAGCTGAGTAATTCAGTGGTGCTGATGGCGTTGCCGCTGTTCACCTTTGCGGGCTTCCTGCTTAGCGAATCGAAAACCGCCGACCGTATGTTGCGTCTCAGCCAGGCGGCTTTCGGCTGGATGCCCGGGGGTATGGCTTTCGTATCGCTGATTGCCTGCGCCTTCTTCACCGCCCTGACGGGCGGGTCCGGTGTCACCATCGTGGCGCTCGGTGCCTTGTTGCTGCCGGCACTGGTGAAAGGGAATTATCCGGAACGATTCAGTCTTGGCCTGGTGACCTCTTCGGGCAGCCTCGGTCTGCTACTGGTTCCATCCGTACCGTTGCTGATCTACGGCATCATTGCCCAGCAGATGTCCCAGCAGCTGGACATGCCTTCGGTCGAGATTGTTGATCTTTATCTGGCAGGTCTGGTGCCGGCGCTGCTGATGATTGTGTTGCTGTACGGCTATTGCGTCTGGGCTACCCGTGGGGCAGCCAAGGCAGGGCACCCGATTCCCCGCCAGGCGTTCGATTTCCGTGAGCTGGTGGATGCGCTCTGGGAAGCCCGCTGGGAATTGCCTTTGCCCGTCGTGGTGCTGGGCGGCATCTTCTCCGGCTTCCTGGTTGTGAGCGAAGCCGCGGCCGTTACCGCACTCTACGTGCTGGTAGCCGAGGTCTTCCTGTACCGCGAGATTTCCCTGCGCAAACTGCCTTCGATCATGCGTGATTCCATGATCATGGTGGGGGGGATTTTGCTGATTCTGGCGGTGGCGCTGGCGTTCACGGATTATCTGGTTTACGCCGGGGTACCGGAAAAGCTGTTCACCCTGATCCAGACCCATGTGCAGAGCAAGATCGCCTTCCTGATTCTGCTTAATATCCTGCTGTTGTTGCTGGGGGCGTTGCTGGATATCTTCGCTGCCCTGGTAATCATGGTGCCGTTGATCCTGCCTGTGGCCCTGCGCTACGGCATCGACCCGGTACACCTGGGCGTGATCTTTGTGGCCAACATGCAGATCGGTTACATCACCCCGCCGGTGGGCATGAACCTGTTCATCGCCAGCTATCGCTTCAAGAAGCGCGTCACTGAGCTGTTCGCCTCCACGATCCCGTTCATGCTGGTGCTGATCGTGGCACTATTGATGATCACCTATATACCCCAGCTGAGTTTGTGGTTGGTACGGTGAGGCAGTGAATAGTTAATAATGAATAGCTGCGCGGGGAAGGCGTGGCGGTGATTGAAAAGTTAGAGGCCGCGCCCAGGCATTGGGCGCGGCCTCTTTCGTTTGGATGAACTGTAGACGCGGCGGTTATTCGCTGCGCTCACCCCTTCGGGGCCGTCTTCGACGTTCCTGCGCTTCGCTTGGTGAGCCGCGAACAAAAAGTTTCGAGTTCCGAGAAGCGAGTTTCGAAAACCAAAACCCCGGTTCTCGCAGGGGTGATTTTTGATCTTGCCTTTCGCAACTCGAACTCGTTACTCGCTGTCGCTCGGTTAGCACCTTGAGAGGTGCTCCTGCAGAAAGATTGCGTGGAATTATTTGCGAAGGGCTTTGACCAGAATCCCTTTGCCGGGTCCATTCTTGACCTCGAACCATTTTGGATAGGCGCGTAGCAGATCGCTGAGTTTCTTGTGGCCGTAGAGGCGGGTGTCAAAGTCCGGTTTGCGCTTGCTCATCAACTGTCCAACAGTACCCAGGTTGGCCCAGTCCTCTTCGTCTCCGATGGAATCGATGACATTGGCGATCAGTTGCAGGGGTGGCGGCTCCTTTCGTACCGGCGCTGGAGCGGATTCTGCAGGCGTCTCTTTGTTCTCATCCTGTGCCGGGCTGTGATCAGAGCGGAGCACCTCGGTTCGGATAAACTTGTCGCAAGCGGACACAAAGGGTTCTGGTGTCTTTTCCTCTCCGAACCCATACACCATCAAGCCTTCTTCTCTGAGTCGGGCTGCCAGTCGGGTGAAATCGCTATCACTGGACACGATGCAGAAGCCATCCAGCTGCTTGGTATAAAGCAGATCCATGGCATCAATAATCATGCTGCTATCGGTGGCGTTCTTGCCTTTGGTGTAAGCAAACTGCTGCACGGGCTGTACGGAATGTTTCAGCAGCACATCCTTCCAGCCTCCCAGGTTGGGGGCGGTCCAGTCACCGTAAATGCGCTTGACGCTGGCAGTGCCATACTTTGCGATTTCCTCAAACAAGCCATCAATGATCTTGTGCGACGCATTATCAGCATCAATCAATACGGCGAGAGAGGCGTGATCTGGATCTGCGGATCTCTGGGCTTCATACCTGATTGCCATTGCTCTTCCTTGTTTTTCGATGAAGTCAGCTTATCCCACATAAGCAGGTTTCCATAACCGCATGATGTCACCTCAAGCAGTACTCCTGCAGCATGTTTTCGGCTTCCCAAACCAAGGAGGCCGCACCCAGACATGGGTGCGGCCTCTTTGGTTACGGTACGGGCTAACCTGTCCCGCGCAGTTGTTAACGAGTCACGGTTAACTGCTTTTTCACTGCTCGTTTAACGATTTCTTGTGGACGTAGGCCGCCATGGTGCGCAGCGGCATCATGCGGATCCAGATACTCTGCAGGGTGATGGAGAGATTCGGCAGGGCGAAGACTTTTTTCTCGTTGAGTGCCTTGTACCCGGCGATGGCCACCTCTTCCGGGGTGTCGATCTGAGCGGAGACGAACTTGGTGATGCCGCTGGAGGACTGGTGCTTGCTCTGGGCGGTGTCCAGGAAAGCCGTCCTGGTCGTGCTGGGGCAGAAGCAGGTGACCTGTATGCCGTAGGGCTTCAGCTCTTCGTGCAGGGAGGCG
The nucleotide sequence above comes from Alcanivorax sediminis. Encoded proteins:
- a CDS encoding CDGSH iron-sulfur domain-containing protein; the encoded protein is MKKPLATRWPYPLPVKKGETVHWCSCGKSTNQPFCDGSHKGTDFKPEAFTAKKDCIVFFCGCKQSRKGMLCDGSHSKISE
- a CDS encoding lysophospholipid acyltransferase family protein, which gives rise to MSGESLAAQQQALGGTWPQIRRVMRVALIVVHLAWGFLLALCLGAFRAPQQPRVLAAKQRWCQRFLRILGTELTVTGSPEGGNVFLVSNHVSWLDIPVIASQRHLYFLSKAEVGEWPLIGSLARAVGTLFIKRGSGESGNKAREIAARLQLGHTVLVFPEGTTTDGTSLRRFFPQLFDAPLLADIPVQPLAIRYLDSMGAPDPAMAFIGEDEFHHHLWAMLLRREVRIRLHFCEPLRVDGDRKALCEQARERISQQLKG
- a CDS encoding TRAP transporter large permease; its protein translation is MITIAILLLILLALMGAPLHAIILGAAALGFYTLDIEMAVLHIDIYQLSNSVVLMALPLFTFAGFLLSESKTADRMLRLSQAAFGWMPGGMAFVSLIACAFFTALTGGSGVTIVALGALLLPALVKGNYPERFSLGLVTSSGSLGLLLVPSVPLLIYGIIAQQMSQQLDMPSVEIVDLYLAGLVPALLMIVLLYGYCVWATRGAAKAGHPIPRQAFDFRELVDALWEARWELPLPVVVLGGIFSGFLVVSEAAAVTALYVLVAEVFLYREISLRKLPSIMRDSMIMVGGILLILAVALAFTDYLVYAGVPEKLFTLIQTHVQSKIAFLILLNILLLLLGALLDIFAALVIMVPLILPVALRYGIDPVHLGVIFVANMQIGYITPPVGMNLFIASYRFKKRVTELFASTIPFMLVLIVALLMITYIPQLSLWLVR
- a CDS encoding GNAT family N-acetyltransferase; protein product: MLAQAAGKIKALSPQLKDALARPFVATADILRFPRELRDLSEAEGQNRFTAYFTRSRREIIKVQRMRYRIFSEEYGASFSAPFGLDRDRYDRHCLHLVVKDNRSGEIVGYTRVLPGDRLHRTGGFYSSGEFDLSMLKGLEGRLAEIGRTCIHPAHRNGAVITVLWARLAQYMIENDIRYLLGCASIALGEGYNVAAIWQRINEKHLSTQPHRVVPHLKLETLPGDSEQASVKMPPLLKAYVRMGAQICGEPCWDPDFNCLDFFVLMDVNDLPARYVQHFMQQADALPSVQPAQAV
- a CDS encoding TRAP transporter substrate-binding protein; the encoded protein is MLRLATVLVALLPLVASAATTTLKISTLYPDGTTIVAGLKDAGKQIAEKTEGRVKLKIYPGGVMGDDRAVERKIRIGQLHGQIAQGGAFASAYKDSQILNVPLAFNNYDEVDAVRAELDPEIQKGLEAGGWVSFGLIDGGFAYVMSENPVRSLDDLRDQKLWLPANDEASAKAAKAFELSPIMLNIGAVLTSLQTGAVNAFAAPPVAALTLQWYSRVKNVTDMPLLYTFGLLGIHKKYFDRLSPEDQQTVHEVLGATFAKLDADSRQENLSAFQAVQQQGLTVVKPTDEQFKEWKKYADRATAELVEEGEISQAMLDRLNSILAKQREGQ
- the efpL gene encoding elongation factor P-like protein EfpL, producing MTRASELKKSDVIEVNGTLYAIRQIEVQSPSARGAATLYRVKASAVGGGPKFEERFKGDEDVTTVELLRRPVQFSYVDGDDYIFMDNEDFSQYLLKQDDISDELAFITEDTEGVLALKVGETVIGLELPASVVLEVTETSPAMKAASASARTKPATLNTGLVVQVPEYIVEGEKVRVNTAERKFMSRA
- a CDS encoding TRAP transporter TatT component family protein — protein: MQWRFLKGLVPTFLLASAFTLQGCSLARVDDNLPYGVLNNNDLQLVEDGLPTYLLMVDGLIENWPESESLLASGADLYGAYAGLFVKEPERARKLSIKALDYGFRAACARDGDYCDLRGLSVPEFEALLEDASKKDVPMLFTLGGAWAGYIQQNTSDWNAVAELGRVEAIMDRVVELDERYQYGQAHMYLGVLNSILPASLGGNPDKAQEHFEKAVTLSEGKNLLAPVLYAEKYARLVFDRELHDRLLNEVLEADPDVHGLTLQNTYAQQQATALLADADDYF
- a CDS encoding rhomboid family intramembrane serine protease; amino-acid sequence: MELIRTPQPELADLIQRTLTRNGFTVERSEVGDQLVLSIPDEHQYPHARQLVQELIGDLKRQQGQVAVEPLTGRPQPLLSGGWLASMGWVTKTILVLCAVIFLTPWLIGNEVYSALLFPNSLSGLAAQPWRLVSPMLLHFSLLHILFNLLWWADLGRLIERFQSSGQLLMVTLVTSAVANVAQFLTSGPAFGGLSGVVYGLLGYLWIYGRLNPGAGYALRREIVIFMLAWMVICFVGLSGVVANAAHLAGLVSGCVLGGIFGLIRRGSANGAV
- a CDS encoding NYN domain-containing protein, coding for MAIRYEAQRSADPDHASLAVLIDADNASHKIIDGLFEEIAKYGTASVKRIYGDWTAPNLGGWKDVLLKHSVQPVQQFAYTKGKNATDSSMIIDAMDLLYTKQLDGFCIVSSDSDFTRLAARLREEGLMVYGFGEEKTPEPFVSACDKFIRTEVLRSDHSPAQDENKETPAESAPAPVRKEPPPLQLIANVIDSIGDEEDWANLGTVGQLMSKRKPDFDTRLYGHKKLSDLLRAYPKWFEVKNGPGKGILVKALRK
- a CDS encoding aminopeptidase is translated as MRRLAWLYMLTLPALLAGCQLGYYSQAMNGHFALMGKREPVAAVLADPDTPAEVAEQLAFSQQVIAWAGPHLDLPVDDVYHQYVALEQDAVLWNVLAAPRWSLTPKTWCYPLLGCVSYRGYFDRARADREAAALAEDGMDTWVGGAIAYSTLGWFADPLTTPMLNRSRPALAELLIHELTHRRIYIANDTRFNESLATLVGREGALAYFADQGIHLNEEALVQRDRAERAFMAIVEDTREALSRLYESSEDPQLLAAEKARIQQLARERFQQEQTDTPALAGYRGFFDGPLNNAQLNGVSDYNGYVPAFARLLTQCQRDWDCFWQQVDNLADLTDAQRKKALGPVKATEMAPVESQN
- a CDS encoding TRAP transporter small permease — its product is MTGFLGGLHRTLHRIEDGLIVAVLLFMILLAVAQIVLRNFFGTSLVWIEPLLQNAVLWIGLLGAMIASRKDEHIRIDVASTLLPEKYHPILTTAVDLFTAFICVLVAWYSVGFVIEEYEYATPAFGNVPSWLLQAIIPVGFSVMAVRYVALFGLGLLGKRPKMQEPVA